CGTAACGAAACGGCGTCAGCGGTGTCGCGGAGACCTCCGCGGAGCCGGCGCCGACCATGATCGCGCCGGCGAGCGCGATCCCGCCGGACCATCTGCGAAAGCCGCGCCTCGTCACTCCCCGCCTCCCGATCCCGGCCGTCACGCGACGGCCTTTCCGCACGCTAGCACGAAATGGCGTGCGCCGACGAAGGCGAGATGGGCTTGCGTCTTTCGCCGGCCATGTTGGCGGGCTAGATTTCAGCGAGAACATTTCGATTGCGAGGATGCGGCCTGAATGTCGGTTGAGCCTTCACCCCCATCCACCGAACCCCGTTCGCCCTCGCCGCGCCTGGGCCTGCTGCCGATGATCATCTTCGGCTCGCGCTGGCTGCAACTGCCGCTCTATCTCGGACTGATCGTGGCGCAATGCGTCTACATCGTGCTGTTCCTCAAGGAGCTCTGGCACCTCTCCTGGCACGCCATCGATCTCACCGAGCAGCAGATCATGATGAGCGTGCTCGCGCTGATCGACGTCGTGATGATCTCCAATCTGCTCGTGATGGTGATCGTCGGCGGCTACGAGACATTCGTCTCGCGGCTCGACCTGCAGGGGCATCCCGACGAGCCGGAATGGCTCGGTCACGTCAATGCGAGCGTGCTCAAGATCAAGCTCGCCATGGCCATCATCGGCATCTCCTCGATCGCGCTGCTGCGCACCTTCATCGAGGCCGGCAATCTCGGCTCGAACCGCGCCGGCTACACCGACACCGGCGTGATGTGGCAGGTGCTGATCCACCTCACCTTCGTCGTTTCGGCCATCGGCGTCGCCTATGTCGACAAGCTCGGAGACTCCGGCGCGCGCAAGCATGCCGAGTGAGGCACCGACGTCCGCCCTATTGCTTGTCACCCTCGAGCTGCGCCAGCGCCTGGTGCAGGCACTCCTGAAGCTTCAGCGCGACCTGCTCACGCGCGATGCCCTTGGCGGCGAGATCGCCTGATACCTTGTCCACGACGTCGGCGATCGTCCGGCTCTCCAGATGGTCTGTCACCAGCGCGGTAGCGTAGCCGGCTGCGGCGTCGCCGCCGAGCCCGAGCTGGCCTGCGGCCCAGAGCCCGAGCAGCTTGTTGGACCGGGCGGCAGCCTTGAACATGAATTCCTCGTCGTGGGCGAATTTGGCCTCGAAGCCCTGCTCGCGCTTGTCGAACGTGGTCATGGTCAGCTCCATTCTGGTTTCGCTGATGAGGATCGAACTTGCTGGGGCGAGCGTCTCCGTGCTTCGCGTCAGTTGGGATCGGTTGAAGCTTCCGGCGGAAGCCAAACGCCGTCAAGCCTGCCGATGCGCCACGCGCCGGGCGTGCATGGCCTG
The sequence above is drawn from the Bradyrhizobium amphicarpaeae genome and encodes:
- a CDS encoding TIGR00645 family protein — protein: MSVEPSPPSTEPRSPSPRLGLLPMIIFGSRWLQLPLYLGLIVAQCVYIVLFLKELWHLSWHAIDLTEQQIMMSVLALIDVVMISNLLVMVIVGGYETFVSRLDLQGHPDEPEWLGHVNASVLKIKLAMAIIGISSIALLRTFIEAGNLGSNRAGYTDTGVMWQVLIHLTFVVSAIGVAYVDKLGDSGARKHAE
- a CDS encoding DUF1476 domain-containing protein yields the protein MTTFDKREQGFEAKFAHDEEFMFKAAARSNKLLGLWAAGQLGLGGDAAAGYATALVTDHLESRTIADVVDKVSGDLAAKGIAREQVALKLQECLHQALAQLEGDKQ